Proteins found in one Herbiconiux sp. A18JL235 genomic segment:
- a CDS encoding ribose-5-phosphate isomerase, which produces MRIHIGTDHAGLEFSRHINEHLTALGHEVVDHGPESYDPIDDYPSFCINAAHAVVEDQRAGVEALGVVFGGSGNGEQISANKVQGVRAALVWNESTAKLARQHNDANVISIGARQHTVEEATALIDFFVNEPFSLEERHVRRIAQIAEYETTGTITDRVVDA; this is translated from the coding sequence ATGCGCATCCACATCGGCACCGATCATGCCGGACTCGAGTTCAGCCGACACATCAACGAGCACCTCACCGCCCTCGGCCACGAGGTCGTCGACCACGGGCCCGAGAGCTACGACCCCATCGACGACTACCCCTCGTTCTGCATCAACGCCGCCCACGCCGTGGTCGAAGACCAGCGCGCCGGCGTCGAGGCCCTCGGGGTCGTGTTCGGCGGCTCGGGCAACGGCGAGCAGATCTCGGCGAACAAGGTGCAGGGGGTGCGCGCGGCACTGGTGTGGAACGAGTCGACGGCCAAGCTCGCCCGGCAGCACAACGACGCCAACGTCATCTCCATCGGCGCCCGCCAGCACACCGTCGAGGAGGCGACAGCACTCATCGACTTCTTCGTGAACGAGCCCTTCTCCCTCGAAGAGCGTCACGTGCGGCGCATCGCGCAGATCGCCGAGTACGAGACCACCGGCACCATCACCGACCGCGTCGTCGACGCCTAG
- a CDS encoding amidohydrolase yields MSSLLLTDARLAGGDGSAVDITVTDGVVTSIVPTGRAVPAAPAERIAVGGRWVLPGLWDEHVHFTQWASVSRRLDVSSATSAAETAALVGGALRLTATRVGEPRATDSAASELLIGYGFRDALWLDTPSAALLDAVSGAHPVVLVSGDLHCCWLNTAALARFGQSAHPDGVLREEPAFAVHRELDDVPVTTSDAWALEAARAAAARGVVGIVDLEMAWNHEVWSRRLAAGHDLLRVEFGVYPQHLDRAIAEGLRSSDALDAAGLVRVGPSKIITDGSLNTRTAFCFDEYPGLEGHPESRGLLTVHPDDLLDLLRRGRTGGLTPAVHAIGDHANALTLDAFEALHAERPGDASAPRRRPTLEHAQLLAEADFERFARLGVVASVQPEHAMDDRDVADRFWAGRTGRSFALRSLLAAGAELALGSDAPVAPLDPWVTLAAAVGRTRDGREPWHPEQRIPVAAALAASSRGRSRVAVGDTADLVAVDLDPYAATPDALRTAPVALTLLAGRVTHRAL; encoded by the coding sequence GTGAGCTCCCTCCTGCTGACGGATGCGCGGCTCGCGGGCGGCGACGGCTCGGCCGTCGACATCACCGTCACCGACGGCGTCGTGACCTCGATCGTGCCGACCGGCCGGGCCGTCCCGGCGGCACCGGCCGAGCGGATCGCCGTCGGCGGCCGGTGGGTGCTCCCCGGCCTCTGGGACGAGCACGTGCACTTCACCCAGTGGGCTTCCGTGTCGCGTCGACTCGACGTCTCGTCGGCGACCTCCGCCGCCGAGACCGCGGCCCTGGTGGGCGGCGCACTCCGTCTCACGGCGACCCGCGTCGGCGAGCCCCGAGCAACCGATTCCGCCGCATCCGAACTCCTCATCGGCTACGGCTTCCGCGACGCGCTCTGGCTCGACACCCCCTCGGCAGCCTTGCTCGACGCGGTCTCGGGCGCGCATCCGGTCGTGCTGGTCTCGGGCGACCTGCACTGCTGCTGGCTGAACACGGCGGCGCTCGCCCGTTTCGGGCAGAGTGCGCACCCCGACGGCGTGCTCCGCGAGGAGCCCGCCTTCGCCGTTCACCGGGAGCTCGACGACGTGCCCGTCACGACGAGCGACGCCTGGGCGCTCGAGGCAGCGCGGGCCGCCGCCGCCCGGGGTGTCGTGGGCATCGTCGACCTCGAGATGGCGTGGAACCACGAGGTGTGGTCGCGCCGCCTCGCCGCCGGGCACGACCTTCTGCGGGTCGAGTTCGGGGTGTACCCGCAGCACCTCGACCGGGCGATCGCCGAGGGCCTCCGCTCGTCGGACGCGCTCGACGCCGCGGGCCTCGTGCGGGTCGGGCCGTCGAAGATCATCACCGACGGCTCGCTCAACACCCGCACGGCCTTCTGCTTCGACGAATACCCCGGGCTCGAAGGCCACCCGGAGTCGCGGGGCCTGCTCACCGTTCATCCCGACGACCTCCTCGACCTGCTGCGCCGGGGTCGCACGGGCGGGCTCACGCCGGCCGTGCACGCCATCGGCGACCACGCGAACGCGCTCACGCTCGACGCCTTCGAGGCGCTGCACGCCGAGCGGCCCGGCGACGCCTCCGCGCCGCGGCGCCGCCCCACCCTCGAGCACGCCCAGCTCCTCGCCGAGGCCGACTTCGAGCGCTTCGCCCGGCTCGGCGTGGTGGCGAGCGTGCAACCCGAGCACGCGATGGACGACCGCGACGTCGCCGACCGCTTCTGGGCGGGGCGCACCGGCCGTTCCTTCGCCCTCAGAAGCCTGCTCGCCGCGGGCGCCGAGCTCGCGCTCGGCTCCGACGCCCCCGTCGCCCCGCTCGACCCCTGGGTCACCCTCGCGGCGGCCGTCGGCCGCACCCGCGACGGGCGGGAGCCGTGGCATCCCGAGCAGCGCATCCCCGTGGCTGCCGCCCTCGCGGCCTCCTCCCGCGGCCGCAGCCGTGTGGCCGTCGGCGACACCGCCGACCTCGTCGCCGTCGACCTCGACCCCTACGCCGCGACCCCGGATGCGCTCCGCACCGCGCCGGTCGCCCTCACCCTGCTCGCGGGCCGGGTCACGCACCGCGCCCTCTGA
- the pepN gene encoding aminopeptidase N, which yields MPGENLTRAEARERAAIVDTSSYDVVLDLTTGPETFRSTTTIRFTATPGASTFVDAITRTVHSVTLNGESLDPAVVSDGVRIQLPELAAENELVVDADMIYTNTGEGLHRFVDPVDDEVYLYSQFEVPDSRRMFAVFEQPDLKATFAFTITAPDYWEVVSNSPTPEPVDAVAGQSKTWAFEPTPRISSYITALVAGPYVVERSELTSADGRVIPLGVFSRASLSQYMDADYIFDKTREGFEFYEKQYDFPYPFAKYDQLFVPEFNAGAMENAGAVTFTETYVFRSKVTEAVRERRVITILHELAHMWFGDLVTMRWWNDLWLNESFAEYMSTLAAAEATEWKEAWTTFAAMEKSWAYRQDQLPSTHPIVAPINDLEDVQVNFDGITYAKGASVLKQLVAWVGQEEFMKGVAAYVNKHQFANTELTDLLVELEATSGRDLTEWSQLWLETAGVNTLRPAIEYDENDEITSFAVLQEAPLEWPTIRPHRLAIGFYDVEDGKLVRTYRVELDVDGERTEVPELKGRARPALVLLNDDDLAYAKIRLDGYSLDTAIDHLASIESPLARSLVWGSAWDSTRDAETPARDFVRLVLGNIATETESTTIRTVLGQLVLTASSYVAPDARDETIAEAATALWKLALDAAPGSDAQFQFVKFFAALATTEEQLENVGHLANGTVELEGLEIDTDLTWELLIALVAGGKAGEAEIAATLEADNTASGAQSAAHARAAVPTLEGKTAAFDSLVAVDTAPNAIVRATGLGFQRASDPTLFEPLVNRYFESLQTLWETRSYAIASSVINGLYPAALANQELRDATAAWLDANPEPPALRRIVIENLAGVDRALAAQARDKR from the coding sequence GTGCCTGGAGAAAACCTCACCCGCGCAGAAGCCCGCGAGCGTGCCGCCATCGTCGACACCTCGAGCTACGACGTCGTCCTCGACCTCACGACAGGTCCCGAGACGTTCCGCAGCACCACCACCATCCGTTTCACGGCCACGCCGGGAGCGTCGACCTTCGTCGACGCCATCACCCGCACCGTGCACTCGGTCACCTTGAACGGCGAGTCGCTCGACCCGGCCGTGGTGAGCGACGGCGTGCGCATCCAGCTGCCCGAGCTGGCGGCGGAGAACGAGCTGGTGGTCGACGCCGACATGATCTACACCAACACCGGAGAGGGCCTGCACCGCTTCGTCGACCCGGTCGACGACGAGGTCTACCTCTACTCCCAGTTCGAGGTGCCCGACTCGCGCCGCATGTTCGCCGTGTTCGAACAGCCCGACCTCAAGGCCACCTTCGCCTTCACCATCACCGCCCCCGACTACTGGGAGGTCGTGTCGAACTCCCCTACCCCCGAGCCGGTGGATGCGGTGGCAGGCCAGAGCAAGACCTGGGCCTTCGAACCGACCCCCCGCATCTCCTCCTACATCACCGCCCTGGTCGCCGGCCCCTACGTGGTCGAGCGCAGCGAGCTCACGAGCGCCGACGGCCGCGTCATCCCGCTCGGAGTGTTCAGCCGCGCCTCCCTCTCGCAGTACATGGACGCCGACTACATCTTCGACAAGACCCGCGAGGGTTTCGAGTTCTACGAGAAGCAGTACGACTTCCCGTATCCCTTCGCGAAGTACGACCAGCTCTTCGTTCCCGAGTTCAACGCGGGCGCCATGGAGAACGCGGGTGCGGTGACCTTCACCGAGACCTACGTGTTCCGCTCGAAGGTGACGGAGGCGGTGCGCGAGCGCCGCGTCATCACCATCCTCCACGAGCTCGCCCACATGTGGTTCGGCGACCTCGTCACCATGCGCTGGTGGAACGACCTGTGGCTGAACGAGTCGTTCGCCGAGTACATGTCGACCCTCGCCGCCGCCGAGGCGACGGAATGGAAGGAGGCGTGGACGACCTTCGCCGCTATGGAGAAGAGCTGGGCCTACCGGCAGGACCAGCTGCCGTCGACGCATCCCATCGTCGCCCCCATCAACGACCTCGAAGACGTGCAGGTGAACTTCGACGGCATCACCTACGCCAAGGGCGCCTCGGTGCTGAAGCAGCTGGTGGCCTGGGTGGGCCAGGAGGAGTTCATGAAGGGCGTCGCCGCCTACGTGAACAAGCACCAGTTCGCCAACACCGAGCTCACCGACCTGCTCGTCGAGCTCGAGGCCACGAGCGGCCGCGACCTCACCGAGTGGTCGCAGCTGTGGCTCGAGACCGCGGGCGTGAACACGCTGCGGCCGGCCATCGAGTACGACGAGAACGACGAGATCACCTCCTTCGCTGTGCTGCAGGAGGCGCCGCTGGAGTGGCCGACCATCCGCCCGCACCGCCTCGCCATCGGCTTCTACGACGTCGAGGACGGCAAGCTCGTGCGCACCTACCGAGTGGAGCTCGACGTCGACGGTGAGCGCACCGAGGTGCCCGAGCTGAAGGGCCGGGCCCGCCCCGCCCTCGTGCTGCTGAACGACGACGACCTCGCGTACGCGAAGATCCGCCTCGACGGCTACTCGCTCGACACCGCCATCGACCACCTCGCCTCCATCGAGTCGCCCCTCGCGCGCTCGCTGGTGTGGGGTTCCGCCTGGGACTCGACCCGCGACGCCGAGACCCCGGCCCGCGACTTCGTGCGCCTGGTGCTCGGCAACATCGCCACCGAGACCGAGTCGACGACCATCCGCACCGTGCTCGGACAGCTCGTGCTCACCGCCTCGAGCTACGTCGCACCGGATGCGCGCGACGAGACCATCGCGGAGGCCGCGACCGCGCTGTGGAAGCTCGCACTCGACGCCGCCCCCGGCTCCGACGCGCAGTTCCAGTTCGTGAAGTTCTTCGCCGCCCTCGCCACCACGGAGGAGCAGCTCGAGAACGTCGGGCACCTCGCGAACGGCACGGTCGAGCTCGAGGGTCTCGAGATCGACACCGACCTCACCTGGGAGCTGCTCATCGCGCTGGTCGCGGGCGGCAAGGCGGGCGAGGCCGAGATCGCCGCGACCCTCGAGGCCGACAACACGGCGTCGGGAGCGCAGTCGGCCGCCCACGCGCGCGCGGCCGTCCCCACGCTCGAGGGCAAGACCGCGGCGTTCGACTCGCTGGTGGCGGTCGACACCGCTCCGAACGCGATCGTGCGCGCCACCGGTCTCGGCTTCCAGCGCGCCAGCGACCCGACACTGTTCGAGCCGCTCGTCAACCGCTACTTCGAGTCGCTGCAGACTCTGTGGGAGACCCGCAGCTACGCCATCGCGTCGTCGGTGATCAACGGGCTCTACCCTGCAGCCCTCGCGAACCAGGAGCTGCGCGACGCGACCGCCGCCTGGCTCGACGCGAACCCGGAGCCGCCCGCGCTCCGCCGCATCGTGATCGAGAACCTCGCCGGTGTCGACCGGGCGCTGGCCGCGCAGGCACGCGACAAGCGCTGA
- a CDS encoding DsbA family protein: MTTEKTAVDFWFDPSCPWAWMTSRWVDEVAAHRDLDVTWHIMSLAVLNEDRDDIPESYKAFFPRALRYTRLVAAAAELHGQEVVKPLYDALGTRIHPGGSLDPDEVIPAALAEVGLPASLAAYSESDEYDEQMRASHFDGIERVGQDVGTPVIAVNGTAFFGPVISPAPTGEMALTLWDGIVAAASYDGFFELKRSRTRDPQF; the protein is encoded by the coding sequence ATGACTACCGAGAAGACCGCCGTCGATTTCTGGTTCGACCCCTCCTGCCCCTGGGCCTGGATGACCTCCCGCTGGGTCGACGAGGTCGCCGCCCACCGCGACCTCGACGTGACCTGGCACATCATGAGCCTCGCCGTGCTGAACGAAGACCGCGACGACATCCCCGAGTCGTACAAGGCCTTCTTCCCGCGCGCCCTCCGCTACACGCGCCTCGTCGCCGCCGCAGCCGAGCTGCACGGGCAGGAGGTCGTGAAGCCGCTCTACGACGCGCTCGGCACGCGCATCCATCCCGGCGGCTCGCTCGACCCCGACGAGGTCATCCCCGCAGCGCTCGCCGAGGTGGGGCTGCCGGCCTCGCTCGCCGCCTACTCCGAGAGCGACGAGTACGACGAACAGATGCGCGCCTCGCATTTCGACGGCATCGAGCGGGTCGGCCAAGACGTCGGCACCCCCGTCATCGCCGTCAACGGCACCGCCTTCTTCGGCCCCGTCATCAGCCCCGCCCCCACCGGCGAGATGGCGCTGACGCTCTGGGACGGTATCGTCGCCGCCGCCTCCTACGACGGCTTCTTCGAACTCAAGCGCTCCCGCACCCGCGACCCCCAGTTCTAG
- a CDS encoding FMN-binding negative transcriptional regulator, with protein sequence MRRNPVFDLTDENEIRRLVRENPWATIVSTTSSGLVASHYPVLLDERPGSPGGLALLSHVGRPDERLHEWGEHEVMVVIQGPHGYISPGWYDANPAVPTWNFVTAHLYGVPEILPADENLHVLEQLVDHFEDPLPQPRRMRGTAENSEYADRISAGTVGFRLPVTRFVAKVKMSQNRPAETVERIVTALEGDGPYASPTLAAEVRRANPGVFGA encoded by the coding sequence ATGCGCCGCAATCCCGTCTTCGACCTCACCGACGAGAACGAGATCCGTCGCCTCGTGCGCGAGAACCCGTGGGCCACGATCGTCTCGACGACCTCGTCGGGTCTTGTCGCCTCGCATTACCCGGTGCTGCTCGACGAGCGCCCCGGAAGCCCCGGCGGCCTCGCACTGCTCAGCCACGTCGGCCGCCCCGACGAGCGGCTGCACGAGTGGGGCGAGCACGAGGTGATGGTCGTCATCCAGGGCCCGCACGGTTACATCTCGCCGGGCTGGTACGACGCCAACCCCGCCGTGCCCACCTGGAACTTCGTCACCGCCCACCTGTACGGGGTTCCCGAGATCCTCCCCGCCGACGAGAACCTGCACGTGCTCGAGCAGCTCGTCGACCACTTCGAAGACCCGCTGCCCCAGCCGAGACGGATGCGCGGCACGGCCGAGAACTCCGAGTACGCCGATCGCATCTCGGCGGGCACCGTCGGCTTCCGCCTGCCCGTCACCCGCTTCGTGGCGAAGGTGAAGATGAGCCAGAACCGGCCGGCCGAGACGGTCGAGCGCATCGTGACCGCGCTCGAGGGCGACGGCCCCTACGCCAGTCCCACCCTCGCCGCCGAGGTGCGCCGGGCCAACCCGGGGGTCTTCGGCGCGTGA
- a CDS encoding nitroreductase family protein, translated as MEFLDVVRRRKTTNGPFSPEPVSLEHQRLLMEVAGRAPSQLNSQPWRFVIVDDRRVIDSIATISGESMTEAMSNGTFFERYKPYFRFSADEMAEKRSGMLFDKLPAVLRPFTKQVFTPRGQKLMNSFRVPQTLGEENRKLVAGSPLLIGVMLDRSEYRPGELSSFYSVFSMGAAMENIWLTTVELGMGIQFVSFPMEVPGKWALIEQLLGVPDDLELMAVYRLGYLPQDAQRPAIDWSSHERKLPSQYVFRNSCDTPETAWDDPRT; from the coding sequence ATGGAATTCCTCGACGTCGTCAGGCGACGGAAGACCACGAACGGTCCGTTCAGCCCCGAGCCCGTCTCGCTCGAGCATCAGCGCCTGCTGATGGAGGTGGCAGGCCGGGCGCCCTCGCAACTGAACAGCCAGCCCTGGCGGTTCGTCATCGTCGACGACAGGCGGGTGATCGACAGCATCGCCACGATCAGCGGCGAGAGCATGACCGAGGCGATGTCGAACGGCACCTTCTTCGAGCGCTACAAGCCGTACTTCAGGTTCAGCGCCGACGAGATGGCCGAGAAGCGCAGCGGCATGCTGTTCGACAAGCTCCCCGCCGTGCTGCGGCCGTTCACGAAGCAGGTGTTCACCCCACGCGGGCAGAAGCTGATGAACTCGTTCCGGGTGCCGCAGACCCTCGGCGAGGAGAATCGCAAGCTGGTCGCCGGTTCACCGCTGCTCATCGGCGTCATGCTCGACCGATCGGAGTACCGGCCCGGCGAGCTCAGCTCCTTCTATTCCGTGTTCAGCATGGGGGCGGCGATGGAGAACATCTGGCTGACCACCGTCGAACTCGGCATGGGCATCCAGTTCGTGTCGTTCCCGATGGAGGTGCCGGGCAAGTGGGCCCTGATCGAGCAGCTGCTCGGTGTTCCCGACGACCTGGAGCTGATGGCGGTGTATCGGCTTGGCTACCTGCCTCAGGATGCGCAGCGGCCTGCCATCGACTGGTCGAGCCATGAGCGCAAGCTGCCCTCGCAGTACGTCTTCCGCAACAGCTGCGACACCCCGGAGACCGCGTGGGACGACCCGCGGACGTAG
- a CDS encoding Dps family protein → MTEVITTPTSTTSPDVAAAAAQFLAPVVVELQALAVNGKQAHWHVRGANFIGVHELLDAVVEHVQDYADTAAERVVALGLPIDARIGTVAAKSTAAEFPAGFQKSDTVITAVIAQIDVALTVVNKAVKELGEIDPTSQDVAIEIARGLDKDRWFLFAHVAA, encoded by the coding sequence ATGACCGAGGTAATCACCACTCCTACGAGCACCACGAGCCCCGACGTCGCAGCAGCAGCCGCGCAGTTCCTGGCACCGGTCGTCGTCGAGCTCCAGGCCCTCGCGGTCAACGGCAAGCAGGCGCACTGGCACGTGCGCGGCGCCAACTTCATCGGCGTCCACGAGCTCCTCGATGCGGTCGTCGAGCACGTTCAGGACTACGCCGACACCGCCGCCGAGCGGGTCGTCGCGCTGGGTCTGCCGATCGACGCCCGCATCGGCACCGTCGCTGCCAAGTCGACGGCAGCGGAGTTCCCCGCGGGCTTCCAGAAGTCCGACACCGTCATCACCGCGGTCATCGCCCAGATCGACGTGGCGCTGACCGTCGTGAACAAGGCCGTCAAGGAGCTGGGCGAGATCGACCCGACTTCGCAGGACGTCGCCATCGAGATCGCCCGCGGCCTCGACAAAGACCGCTGGTTCCTGTTCGCGCACGTCGCCGCGTAG
- a CDS encoding Fpg/Nei family DNA glycosylase — MPEGHSVHRIARQFARNFVGRQISASSPQGRFAEGAALLDGRTMTAARAVGKQMFLEFGDDLWLRVHLGIYGAWDFAGDITADATIRSAGGRMGQTNQRGTDAAAGDGDDAAADTLGRQGEGTLDELAIDDADGEDSISSIGAPRRSRLRMSEQEKEGEELTEFPPPPVGAVRVRLLTETAVADLRGPTACEVLDPAQVAAVIAKLGPDPLLDDSAEAEQRFVDAVRKKPTVIALLLMDQSVVSGIGNVYRAEMLFRARLNPHTPGKLVPEETARALWRDWAYLLDLGVRTGQMMTMDDLSDDDYVKAMASRADRHWVYKREGLPCRVCGTHIVLEELGGRKLYWCPKDQA; from the coding sequence GTGCCCGAGGGCCACTCCGTCCATCGCATCGCGCGCCAGTTCGCGCGCAACTTCGTGGGCCGTCAGATCTCGGCGAGCTCGCCGCAGGGCCGCTTCGCCGAGGGCGCTGCGCTGCTCGACGGCCGCACCATGACGGCCGCCCGCGCCGTGGGCAAGCAGATGTTCCTCGAGTTCGGCGATGACCTCTGGCTCCGCGTGCATCTCGGCATCTACGGCGCCTGGGACTTCGCCGGCGACATCACCGCCGACGCGACCATCCGTTCGGCGGGCGGCCGGATGGGCCAGACCAACCAGCGCGGAACGGATGCGGCGGCCGGTGACGGCGACGATGCCGCGGCCGACACCCTGGGCCGCCAGGGCGAGGGCACCCTCGACGAGCTCGCGATCGACGATGCCGACGGTGAGGACTCGATCAGCTCGATCGGCGCGCCCCGCCGCTCACGGCTCCGCATGTCGGAGCAGGAGAAGGAGGGGGAGGAGCTCACCGAGTTCCCGCCACCGCCCGTGGGTGCCGTGCGCGTGCGCCTGCTCACCGAGACCGCCGTCGCCGATCTCCGCGGCCCCACCGCCTGCGAGGTGCTCGACCCCGCCCAGGTGGCCGCGGTGATCGCGAAACTCGGGCCCGATCCGCTTCTCGACGACTCCGCCGAAGCCGAGCAGCGCTTCGTCGACGCGGTGCGCAAGAAGCCCACGGTCATCGCCCTCCTGCTCATGGACCAGTCGGTGGTCAGCGGCATCGGCAACGTCTACCGCGCCGAGATGCTCTTCCGCGCCCGCCTCAACCCGCACACCCCCGGCAAGCTCGTGCCCGAGGAGACCGCGCGGGCGCTCTGGCGCGACTGGGCCTACCTCCTCGACCTCGGAGTGCGCACCGGTCAGATGATGACCATGGACGACCTCTCCGACGACGACTACGTCAAAGCCATGGCCAGCCGCGCAGACCGCCACTGGGTCTACAAGCGCGAGGGGCTCCCGTGCCGGGTCTGCGGCACTCACATCGTGCTCGAGGAGCTCGGCGGCCGCAAGCTCTACTGGTGCCCGAAAGATCAGGCCTGA
- a CDS encoding DUF4184 family protein, with amino-acid sequence MPFTISHAVVALPFVRTPLPAGAVAIGAMTPDLPLFVSAGHGYGVTHGWPGLLLVDLPVGLALFALWRILARPILPGVLPLPVGERLPVAWRGTPADGARTLWSDRGHPRAATVGAAVLATLIGILTHIVWDAFTHTGRLGAALPLLDAPVAGLPLAAWLQYASSALGLAGLVGYALWWFLRRPRTPSGDAGPRSGRPHPLVVVAFWTTTAALLAIVLVATARIVL; translated from the coding sequence GTGCCGTTCACGATCAGTCATGCCGTCGTGGCGCTGCCGTTCGTGCGCACGCCCCTCCCGGCGGGCGCGGTGGCGATCGGGGCGATGACCCCCGACCTCCCGCTGTTCGTGAGCGCCGGCCACGGCTACGGAGTCACGCACGGGTGGCCGGGGCTCCTGCTGGTCGACCTGCCGGTGGGGCTGGCGCTCTTCGCGCTCTGGCGCATCCTGGCGCGCCCGATCCTCCCGGGCGTGCTTCCGCTCCCCGTCGGCGAGCGCCTCCCGGTCGCCTGGCGCGGCACCCCGGCCGACGGCGCCCGCACCCTCTGGAGCGACCGCGGTCACCCGCGCGCGGCGACCGTCGGGGCCGCCGTGCTCGCCACTCTGATCGGCATCCTCACCCACATCGTCTGGGACGCCTTCACCCACACCGGCCGCCTCGGCGCCGCCCTGCCCCTGCTCGACGCCCCCGTCGCCGGTCTGCCCCTGGCGGCGTGGCTGCAGTACGCGAGCTCGGCGCTCGGCCTGGCCGGGCTCGTCGGCTACGCGCTGTGGTGGTTCCTCCGCCGCCCGCGCACGCCGAGCGGAGACGCCGGCCCCCGCTCGGGCCGTCCGCATCCGCTCGTCGTGGTGGCCTTCTGGACGACCACCGCGGCACTCCTCGCGATCGTGCTGGTGGCGACCGCCCGCATCGTGCTCTAG
- the tig gene encoding trigger factor translates to MKTTVEKLSPTRVKIAIFVTPEELKPSIDHAYGHIAEQVNIPGFRKGKVPPAIINQRVGKEAVLEHAVNEGLDRFYRDAVTENELRPLGRPQADIVEWPKAADFSGDLELAIEVDVRPEIELPDYEGYEVTVEPIEVADSDVDEELERLRSRFGTLVTVDRPAAKGDFAQIDLVATVDDVEVDTASGISYEIGSGELLEGIDEALDTLTAGETTTFEAPLLGGEHAGKDALVTVTLNSVKERELPEADDDFAQIASEFDTLDELKASLKEQVEKQKTFGQASEARTKIVESLLEKVDVPVPPALIEDEVHRHLEGENRLEDDEHRAEVTESSTNTFKTQILLDAVVDREEVKVSQDELTQYLVQSAAQYGMEPNEFVKILSESNQIPAMVAEVARNKALAIVLSKAKVVDTNGKAVDISEFTTLAGDDEEGDNLLDAADDHEGHDHDHEGHSH, encoded by the coding sequence GTGAAGACCACGGTCGAAAAGCTCAGCCCCACGCGTGTGAAGATCGCGATCTTCGTCACCCCAGAAGAGCTGAAGCCCAGCATTGATCACGCCTACGGCCACATCGCCGAGCAGGTCAACATCCCCGGCTTCCGCAAGGGCAAGGTGCCCCCTGCCATCATCAACCAGCGCGTCGGCAAAGAGGCCGTTCTCGAGCACGCCGTGAACGAGGGCCTCGACCGCTTCTACCGCGACGCCGTCACCGAGAACGAGCTGCGCCCGCTCGGCCGCCCGCAGGCCGACATCGTCGAGTGGCCGAAGGCCGCCGACTTCTCCGGCGACCTCGAGCTCGCCATCGAGGTCGATGTGCGTCCCGAGATCGAGCTCCCCGACTACGAGGGATACGAGGTCACCGTCGAGCCCATCGAGGTCGCCGACTCCGACGTCGACGAGGAGCTCGAGCGCCTGCGCAGCCGCTTCGGCACGCTCGTCACCGTCGACCGTCCGGCCGCCAAGGGCGACTTCGCCCAGATCGACCTCGTCGCCACCGTCGACGACGTCGAGGTCGACACCGCCTCCGGCATCTCGTACGAGATCGGCTCGGGCGAGCTGCTCGAGGGCATCGACGAGGCCCTCGACACCCTCACCGCCGGCGAGACCACCACCTTCGAGGCACCGCTGCTCGGCGGCGAGCACGCCGGCAAAGACGCGCTCGTCACCGTCACCCTCAACTCGGTGAAGGAGCGCGAGCTCCCCGAGGCCGACGACGACTTCGCCCAGATCGCGAGCGAGTTCGACACGCTCGACGAGCTGAAGGCCTCCCTCAAGGAGCAGGTCGAGAAGCAGAAGACCTTCGGCCAGGCCTCCGAGGCCCGCACCAAGATCGTCGAGTCGCTGCTCGAGAAGGTCGACGTGCCGGTGCCGCCGGCCCTCATCGAAGACGAGGTGCACCGTCACCTCGAGGGCGAGAACCGTCTCGAAGACGACGAGCACCGCGCCGAGGTGACCGAGTCGTCGACGAACACCTTCAAGACCCAGATCCTCCTCGACGCGGTCGTCGACCGCGAGGAGGTGAAGGTCTCGCAAGACGAGCTCACCCAGTACCTCGTGCAGTCCGCCGCGCAGTACGGCATGGAGCCCAACGAGTTCGTCAAGATCCTGTCCGAGTCGAACCAGATCCCCGCGATGGTGGCCGAGGTCGCCCGCAACAAGGCGCTCGCCATCGTGCTGTCGAAGGCGAAGGTCGTCGACACGAACGGCAAGGCCGTCGACATCTCCGAGTTCACCACGCTGGCCGGAGACGACGAGGAGGGCGACAACCTCCTCGACGCCGCAGACGACCACGAGGGTCACGACCACGACCACGAGGGTCACTCGCACTAG